From a region of the Butyrivibrio sp. AE3004 genome:
- a CDS encoding ACT domain-containing protein — MKEETAYYVLKKQAVPDVLLKVLEAKKLIDTGKCKTVNEAAERLGISRSSFYKYKDDIYEFHDSLQGTTLTLNLQMDDELGVLSDVLRIISGCGANILTVHQAIPYNGVAALSVGIQVLPTTSDMADMIGRLQSAPRVHNVQIIGRSAEV; from the coding sequence ATGAAAGAAGAAACAGCATATTATGTGCTGAAGAAGCAGGCTGTGCCTGATGTTTTGCTAAAGGTATTAGAGGCTAAGAAATTGATAGATACCGGTAAATGCAAGACAGTAAATGAAGCAGCTGAGCGGCTGGGCATAAGCAGGAGCTCCTTTTATAAATACAAGGACGATATATATGAATTTCATGACAGCCTGCAGGGAACCACTCTTACACTGAATTTACAGATGGATGACGAGCTTGGTGTGTTATCCGATGTGCTTAGGATTATTTCCGGATGCGGCGCCAATATTCTGACTGTTCATCAGGCAATACCTTATAACGGAGTGGCGGCTTTGTCAGTTGGTATACAGGTTTTACCCACGACAAGCGACATGGCGGATATGATCGGCAGATTGCAGTCCGCGCCCCGAGTACATAATGTTCAGATTATAGGCAGAAGTGCCGAAGTATAA
- a CDS encoding DUF6106 family protein — MMNDNSYVELLVARKPQPLMIFLKYLLILLAVVSFLLGFMSGNFILMILCIACGVGAYFVSLNASIEYEYQYCEREITVDKILNKSKRKRVATFETERMEAIAPSRSYHLDEYRNKDNYRTLDFSSGEEKQPDVTYTMYYDGREKVILEPNKELIEAVKNVAPRKVFMD, encoded by the coding sequence ATGATGAACGACAATAGCTATGTAGAGCTTTTGGTTGCCAGAAAACCTCAACCACTTATGATTTTTCTAAAATATTTGTTGATTCTTCTGGCAGTGGTTTCTTTTCTTCTGGGATTTATGAGCGGCAATTTTATTCTGATGATTCTTTGCATTGCATGCGGAGTCGGTGCATATTTTGTATCACTCAATGCATCAATAGAATATGAGTATCAGTATTGCGAGCGCGAGATTACAGTCGATAAAATTCTTAACAAGAGTAAAAGAAAAAGGGTAGCGACCTTCGAGACAGAACGTATGGAAGCAATCGCACCATCTAGGTCCTATCATCTGGACGAATATCGTAATAAAGACAATTACAGGACGCTTGATTTTTCATCCGGAGAAGAAAAACAGCCGGATGTTACATATACTATGTATTATGACGGAAGGGAAAAAGTTATACTTGAACCCAACAAAGAACTGATCGAAGCGGTAAAAAACGTAGCACCACGTAAAGTTTTCATGGACTGA
- a CDS encoding aspartate kinase: MSKVVKFGGSSCADAKQFQKVAEIIKADKERKYVVVSAPGKRTNLDTKVTDMLYQTYELAEKGKNFSKELAAIEARFNEIIKGLKLKLSLKEEFELIEKNFKAKAGSDYAASRGEYLNGKIMAQYLGFEYIDPAEVVLFDEDGSFDAEITNRRVAKRLLGVENAVISGFYGAYEDGRIKTFSRGGSDITGSIIARAIHADVYENWTDVSGFLVADPRIIDRPAPIETITYTELRELAYMGASVLHEDAIFPVRKEGIPINIRNTNRPEDSGTWIVESTAKKSKYTITGVAGKKGFCCVNILKDMMNSEVGFVRKVLQAFEDQNISIEHVPSGIDTMTVFVAQDDFIDKEQAVVSEIHRLAKPDLLEIESDLALIAVVGRGMKRQRGTAARIFSALAHVNVNCRMIDQGSSELNIIIGVENRDFEKAIKAIYDIFVMTQL; encoded by the coding sequence ATGAGCAAGGTAGTAAAATTCGGTGGTAGCTCATGCGCCGATGCAAAGCAGTTTCAGAAGGTTGCTGAAATCATAAAGGCTGATAAGGAGCGCAAATATGTAGTAGTATCCGCTCCCGGAAAAAGAACAAACCTTGACACCAAGGTTACGGATATGCTGTATCAGACTTATGAGCTTGCTGAAAAAGGCAAGAATTTCTCTAAGGAACTTGCCGCGATCGAAGCCAGATTTAATGAGATTATCAAGGGTCTCAAATTAAAGCTTTCTTTAAAGGAAGAGTTCGAGCTTATCGAGAAGAATTTCAAGGCCAAGGCAGGAAGCGATTATGCTGCTTCAAGAGGAGAGTATCTCAACGGTAAGATCATGGCTCAGTACCTTGGATTTGAGTATATAGATCCTGCAGAAGTTGTTCTTTTTGATGAAGACGGAAGCTTCGATGCCGAGATCACAAACCGCAGAGTGGCTAAGCGCCTTTTGGGAGTTGAAAATGCAGTTATCTCCGGTTTCTACGGAGCATATGAAGATGGAAGAATCAAGACCTTTTCAAGAGGCGGTTCCGATATAACAGGTTCAATTATTGCAAGAGCAATACATGCGGATGTTTATGAAAACTGGACAGATGTATCCGGCTTCCTTGTAGCTGATCCGAGAATTATCGACAGACCTGCTCCTATTGAGACAATCACATACACAGAGCTTCGAGAGCTTGCATATATGGGAGCGTCAGTTCTGCATGAGGATGCTATTTTCCCTGTAAGAAAAGAAGGAATTCCGATCAATATCAGAAATACAAACAGACCTGAAGACAGTGGTACCTGGATTGTTGAGTCAACAGCAAAGAAGTCCAAGTACACGATCACTGGTGTTGCAGGTAAAAAAGGATTTTGCTGCGTAAATATCCTTAAGGATATGATGAACTCAGAGGTTGGATTTGTAAGAAAGGTTCTTCAGGCATTCGAAGATCAGAACATTTCAATTGAGCATGTTCCTTCAGGAATCGACACAATGACAGTATTTGTAGCCCAGGACGATTTCATAGATAAGGAACAGGCAGTTGTTTCCGAAATCCACAGACTTGCGAAACCTGATCTTCTTGAGATTGAATCAGACCTTGCGCTTATCGCAGTCGTTGGACGAGGAATGAAGAGACAGCGCGGAACGGCAGCCAGAATCTTCTCAGCTCTTGCTCATGTGAATGTAAACTGCCGAATGATCGATCAGGGATCTTCAGAGCTTAACATCATCATCGGTGTTGAGAATAGGGATTTTGAAAAAGCAATCAAAGCAATATACGATATTTTCGTAATGACACAGCTGTAA
- a CDS encoding EAL domain-containing protein, whose product MEAVSNKSPGNYIKIKSKELRRWQDSFAAMSGVYLCCLDAKCEKITDFSGDLLEIPMIKNAVDEIHIRNIFQRVTEGDLEDQAVERTRIPNLKVAAVAAKLDGTTQLVWIVCGILKDAEYEADLYTEEPITDFSYMTTEKRFYNSLDFLRVTSLALVRALKSENQAAASTAENFKRSEDFKVSFHRAEIMTEIVSLLDSDDEIENIMTQILMKICEYLDISNAFICHMHSDDKLMDVIVQWTTNDTERIFKESQDLDRCWFLGRNHMVAVSPSTTMNSGEKEQLEDLGIKAVVSVPISLSDQTPFYACFAETREDKRSKDWLVDDIKFINDAIRILQNIITKRLQKNSIASSFQSLEAVLDNVGSSIYVRCMKTDELLFANRSLRKHFAKELQKNTLKELFEANIPPRSHSGNYEIYYEAKERWFDLYYTRIKWVDGRQVSLCAIYEITEKKIYQKRIEQQAYTDFLTGLFNRLCCERDLVTYVEQTKKNNTKGMLMYLDLDDFKKINDGLGHQYGDVLLQDISSAIKNIDGVQNSCYRMGGDEFVIIVPPESFRKLDNILEEIRRVFATPWYLKDGEYYCTMSMGMVEFPTAGDTVEELIRKSDIAMYEAKKSGKNRISQYSESIDASTIRRLDMEKAMYKSVEDSCKEFTVHYQPVMDIRGKKPKLVAAEAFVRWNSKILGNVSPGEFISLAEYLGLINPIGEHVFREAAKSCGKWSKKLNRKINIYVNMSVVQLMQPDIADKLKSAVEDAGIDPDQLILDVREALTMNNTERTKGAMEKICESGVRLCLDDFGTGYSSISGLRALPFATIKVDRTIVCELGKEEYAKSLIVSLMDLSGALGAYVCVEGVENKEQIDILNELNVPLAQGKYFAETMLAEEFEKKYI is encoded by the coding sequence TTGGAGGCAGTCAGCAATAAAAGTCCCGGCAATTACATAAAGATTAAAAGCAAAGAACTCCGCAGATGGCAGGACAGTTTTGCGGCTATGTCCGGAGTCTATTTGTGCTGCCTGGATGCAAAGTGTGAAAAAATAACGGATTTTTCGGGAGATCTTCTTGAAATACCCATGATAAAAAATGCGGTAGATGAAATACATATAAGGAATATTTTCCAGAGAGTTACGGAAGGTGATCTTGAAGATCAGGCAGTTGAGAGAACCAGGATTCCAAATCTCAAGGTTGCGGCAGTTGCAGCAAAGCTTGATGGAACGACACAGCTGGTGTGGATAGTCTGCGGAATTTTGAAGGATGCAGAGTATGAAGCTGATCTGTACACCGAGGAACCGATAACCGATTTTTCATATATGACAACAGAGAAGAGATTCTATAATTCTCTGGACTTTTTAAGAGTTACATCACTTGCTCTTGTCAGAGCACTGAAATCCGAGAATCAGGCAGCAGCTTCTACTGCCGAGAACTTTAAGCGTTCTGAGGATTTTAAGGTCTCTTTCCACAGAGCGGAGATCATGACCGAGATAGTTTCTCTTCTTGACAGCGATGACGAGATAGAAAATATCATGACGCAGATACTTATGAAAATCTGCGAATATCTTGATATCAGCAATGCTTTTATTTGCCACATGCATAGTGATGACAAGCTTATGGATGTCATCGTGCAATGGACCACGAATGATACGGAACGGATTTTTAAGGAAAGTCAGGATCTCGACAGATGCTGGTTCCTTGGGAGAAATCATATGGTTGCAGTATCTCCGAGTACGACTATGAACTCCGGGGAAAAAGAGCAGCTTGAGGATCTGGGGATAAAAGCGGTTGTATCAGTGCCGATTTCGCTCTCGGATCAGACACCTTTTTATGCCTGCTTTGCAGAAACAAGAGAGGACAAGAGGAGTAAGGACTGGCTTGTTGATGACATAAAATTCATCAATGACGCTATCAGAATCCTTCAGAATATCATAACCAAGAGGCTTCAGAAAAACTCAATTGCCAGTTCTTTTCAGTCACTTGAGGCAGTACTTGATAACGTGGGAAGTTCTATATATGTCCGCTGCATGAAAACGGATGAACTTTTATTTGCTAACAGAAGTCTTAGAAAGCATTTTGCAAAGGAACTTCAGAAAAATACTCTGAAGGAATTGTTTGAAGCCAATATTCCGCCAAGATCACACAGCGGAAATTATGAGATATATTATGAGGCCAAGGAGCGTTGGTTTGACCTGTACTACACCAGGATTAAGTGGGTGGACGGCAGACAGGTATCTCTTTGCGCTATCTATGAGATAACAGAAAAGAAAATTTACCAGAAACGTATTGAACAGCAGGCATATACCGACTTTTTGACAGGACTTTTCAACAGACTGTGCTGTGAGCGTGACCTGGTTACATATGTTGAACAGACTAAAAAGAATAACACCAAGGGCATGCTTATGTACCTTGACCTTGATGATTTCAAAAAAATTAACGACGGCCTCGGTCATCAGTATGGTGATGTACTTTTGCAGGATATTTCCTCAGCTATAAAAAATATAGACGGAGTACAAAACTCTTGCTACAGAATGGGCGGTGATGAGTTTGTAATAATTGTGCCACCCGAGAGCTTTAGGAAGCTGGATAATATTCTTGAGGAGATAAGGCGTGTTTTTGCGACTCCCTGGTATTTGAAGGACGGAGAGTACTACTGTACCATGAGTATGGGAATGGTTGAATTTCCCACTGCAGGTGATACGGTTGAGGAACTGATAAGGAAGTCTGACATTGCGATGTATGAAGCCAAGAAGTCAGGCAAGAACAGGATTTCACAGTACTCTGAAAGTATAGATGCCTCCACTATCAGACGACTTGATATGGAAAAGGCAATGTACAAGTCGGTTGAAGACAGCTGTAAAGAATTTACGGTACATTACCAGCCTGTCATGGATATAAGAGGGAAAAAGCCAAAGCTTGTGGCTGCAGAGGCGTTTGTCAGATGGAACAGTAAAATTCTGGGTAACGTAAGTCCCGGAGAATTTATTTCTCTTGCTGAGTATCTGGGGCTTATAAATCCCATTGGAGAGCATGTTTTTAGAGAGGCGGCAAAGAGCTGTGGCAAGTGGAGCAAAAAGCTTAATCGGAAGATCAACATTTATGTTAATATGTCCGTTGTGCAGCTTATGCAGCCGGATATTGCCGATAAGCTTAAGTCTGCGGTGGAGGATGCCGGTATAGATCCTGACCAGCTCATACTTGATGTAAGAGAAGCGCTCACTATGAATAACACAGAGCGAACAAAAGGCGCTATGGAGAAAATCTGTGAGAGCGGTGTGAGGCTTTGCCTGGATGATTTCGGTACAGGCTACAGTTCCATAAGCGGACTCAGAGCACTTCCGTTTGCTACGATTAAGGTTGACAGAACAATTGTCTGCGAACTTGGAAAAGAGGAATATGCAAAGTCGCTTATTGTTTCTCTTATGGATTTATCCGGGGCACTTGGAGCTTATGTCTGTGTTGAAGGTGTTGAGAATAAGGAACAGATTGACATTTTAAACGAATTGAACGTACCGCTTGCCCAGGGCAAGTATTTTGCGGAAACCATGTTAGCTGAGGAGTTTGAGAAAAAGTATATATAG
- a CDS encoding NAD(+) synthase — protein MKDGFIKVAAATPKIKVADPFYNADRIMEQMDEAVKNGAKIVVFPELCVTGYTCQDLFLQETLLNGAFAALKKIVKHSEGLDGVFFVGVPIEYNGKLFNCAAVINNGEISAMIPKTNIPNHGEFYEKRYFESADVLGDETELVSYKDLGDEFIPAACDEDDDDDWWFEFGKVIVDLSDIMKGLKIGCEICEDLWVPNTPSTDYALQGATLIVNLSASNDLVGKDSYRKNLVQATSARLIAGYVYASAGEGESTQDLVFGGHNIIAENGTVLAEKKLFENGITYADIDINRILHERRKTTTFGRKVRKEDMSEVDCEIKFEDTKLTRKFPGKPFVPASVEERARRCEQILSIQAMGLKKRLEHTGCKTAVIGVSGGLDSTLALLVIARAFDALSLDRSGIIAVTMPCFGTTDRTYRNACDLAKALGATLKEVDIKEAVTIHFRDIGQDKDTHDVTYENCQARERTQVLMDIANKMNGMVVGTGDLSELALGWATYNGDHMSMYGVNAGVPKTLVRHLVKYYADSCFAMAKDKKARELVGKVLLDVLDTPVSPELLPPTDGKISQKTESIVGPYELHDFFLYYMLRCGFPKEKIRRIAYKTFTEEGDKKADGSPLSDSYYDHETIDKWLDIFCRRFFTQQFKRSCLPDGPKVGSVAVSPRGDLRMPSDASYALWN, from the coding sequence ATGAAAGATGGTTTTATCAAAGTGGCAGCAGCTACACCTAAGATTAAAGTTGCGGATCCTTTTTACAACGCTGACAGAATTATGGAGCAGATGGATGAGGCGGTCAAAAACGGAGCGAAGATCGTGGTTTTTCCGGAGCTGTGTGTGACAGGGTATACCTGCCAGGATCTGTTTTTGCAGGAAACCTTGTTAAACGGTGCGTTTGCTGCTCTTAAGAAAATTGTTAAACACAGTGAAGGACTTGACGGTGTATTTTTTGTCGGAGTTCCTATTGAATACAATGGAAAGCTGTTTAACTGTGCTGCGGTGATCAATAATGGTGAAATATCTGCCATGATACCTAAGACCAATATCCCGAATCATGGAGAGTTTTATGAAAAGAGATATTTTGAGAGCGCAGATGTCTTGGGGGATGAGACAGAACTTGTTTCATATAAGGACCTTGGAGATGAGTTTATTCCCGCAGCATGTGATGAGGATGACGATGATGACTGGTGGTTTGAATTTGGAAAAGTTATTGTCGATTTATCGGATATAATGAAGGGGCTGAAAATTGGATGTGAGATATGCGAGGACCTGTGGGTTCCAAATACTCCGAGTACTGATTATGCCTTGCAGGGCGCGACTCTTATTGTCAATCTTTCTGCATCCAATGACCTTGTAGGAAAAGACAGTTATAGAAAAAATCTTGTTCAGGCAACAAGTGCAAGACTTATTGCCGGCTATGTTTATGCCTCTGCAGGTGAAGGTGAATCAACGCAGGACCTTGTTTTCGGAGGTCATAATATTATAGCGGAGAACGGAACGGTTCTTGCTGAAAAGAAGCTTTTTGAAAATGGCATAACCTATGCTGATATCGATATAAACAGAATTCTTCATGAGAGAAGAAAGACAACAACCTTTGGAAGGAAAGTCAGGAAAGAGGATATGTCTGAGGTTGATTGTGAGATAAAGTTCGAGGATACAAAGCTTACACGTAAATTCCCCGGAAAGCCCTTTGTTCCCGCTTCTGTGGAAGAGCGTGCAAGGAGATGCGAACAGATTCTTTCCATTCAGGCTATGGGACTTAAAAAACGATTGGAACACACCGGCTGCAAAACGGCTGTTATAGGTGTTTCGGGAGGCCTTGATTCGACACTTGCACTGCTTGTTATAGCAAGGGCTTTTGATGCCTTATCCCTTGACAGAAGCGGTATAATTGCCGTTACTATGCCATGCTTTGGGACTACGGACAGAACTTACCGGAACGCCTGTGATCTTGCAAAGGCACTGGGAGCCACTTTGAAAGAGGTCGATATAAAGGAAGCCGTTACTATCCATTTCAGGGATATCGGACAGGATAAGGATACTCATGACGTTACATATGAGAACTGTCAGGCAAGAGAGCGCACACAGGTGCTTATGGATATTGCAAACAAGATGAACGGAATGGTTGTGGGAACGGGAGATCTGTCCGAACTTGCACTAGGCTGGGCAACCTACAACGGCGATCATATGTCAATGTACGGAGTAAATGCGGGTGTTCCGAAAACCTTAGTAAGGCATCTTGTTAAGTATTATGCTGATTCCTGCTTTGCTATGGCAAAGGATAAGAAAGCTAGGGAGCTTGTAGGAAAGGTGCTTTTGGATGTGCTTGATACACCTGTAAGTCCTGAGCTTTTACCTCCCACGGACGGAAAGATTTCACAAAAGACAGAGTCTATTGTAGGCCCGTATGAGCTTCATGACTTTTTCCTGTACTATATGTTGCGCTGTGGCTTCCCTAAGGAAAAAATCCGTAGAATAGCGTATAAGACCTTCACTGAGGAGGGCGACAAGAAGGCTGATGGAAGCCCCTTGTCGGATAGCTACTACGATCATGAAACCATTGATAAATGGCTTGATATATTCTGCAGACGCTTCTTTACCCAGCAGTTTAAGAGGAGCTGCCTGCCGGATGGCCCAAAGGTGGGATCTGTTGCGGTATCACCCAGAGGAGATCTTAGAATGCCATCTGATGCCAGCTACGCTCTTTGGAATTAA
- the dapF gene encoding diaminopimelate epimerase — MHFTKMHGCGNDYIYIDGSKEKVNKQDKPDLVKLLSDRHFGIGGDGVIFINTIGDDEADFEMEMYNADGSYSEMCGNGIRCVAKFVYDKGLTDKKKLRIVSGGRVRILDLKTEDGMVTSVKVNMGAPILTPAGIPVKLPDERAMAKKEVVNYPIKVMDKEYTVTCVSMGNPHAVVFLNRGEDIDALNLEKIGPRFEHHAFFPKGINTEFVSIDDRENVHMRVWERGTGETLACGTGCCATVVACVLNDHTSDNITVHVRGGEIKCKWDREENVVYMTGPATTVFEGDV, encoded by the coding sequence ATGCACTTTACTAAAATGCACGGTTGCGGTAACGATTATATTTACATAGACGGTAGTAAAGAGAAGGTGAATAAGCAAGATAAACCGGATCTGGTGAAGCTTCTCAGCGACAGACACTTCGGGATTGGCGGAGACGGTGTTATTTTCATAAACACAATCGGAGATGATGAGGCTGATTTTGAAATGGAGATGTACAACGCTGACGGCTCGTATTCCGAAATGTGCGGAAACGGCATCAGATGTGTTGCCAAGTTTGTATATGACAAGGGACTTACTGATAAGAAAAAGCTTCGCATAGTAAGCGGAGGAAGAGTCAGAATCCTCGATCTTAAAACAGAAGATGGTATGGTAACAAGCGTAAAGGTTAATATGGGTGCGCCTATACTTACACCTGCCGGAATTCCTGTAAAGCTCCCCGATGAGAGAGCAATGGCTAAAAAGGAAGTTGTCAATTATCCTATAAAGGTTATGGACAAGGAGTACACTGTAACCTGCGTATCCATGGGTAATCCTCATGCGGTTGTCTTTCTGAACAGAGGAGAGGATATAGATGCCTTGAATCTTGAGAAGATAGGACCAAGATTCGAGCATCATGCATTTTTCCCAAAAGGAATTAATACGGAATTTGTATCTATTGATGACAGGGAAAATGTGCACATGCGTGTATGGGAGAGAGGAACCGGTGAAACGCTTGCCTGCGGAACAGGATGCTGTGCAACGGTAGTGGCATGCGTTCTTAACGACCACACTTCCGACAATATTACTGTCCATGTAAGGGGCGGAGAAATAAAATGTAAATGGGACAGGGAAGAAAACGTAGTTTATATGACCGGCCCTGCAACAACGGTATTTGAAGGAGATGTTTAA
- the guaB gene encoding IMP dehydrogenase — translation MGQIIGEGITFDDVLLVPAYSQVVPNMIDVSTHLTKKLKLNIPMMSAGMDTVTEHRMAIAMARQGGIGIIHKNMSIEAQADEVDKVKRSENGVITDPFSLSPDHTLADADALMAKFRISGVPITEGRKLVGIITNRDLKFEQNFDQKIRSVMTSENLVTAKAGITLEEAKQILGKSKKEKLPLVDDDYNLVGLITIKDIEKTIKYPLAAKDDQGRLLCGAGVGISANVLDRVGALVDAKVDCVVLDSAHGHSENVLKCLRMIKEKFPDLQVIAGNVATAAATKALIESGADAVKVGIGPGSICTTRVVAGIGVPQVTAIMDCYSVAKEYGIPIIADGGIKYSGDITKAIAAGGSIVMMGSMFAGCDEAPGEFELFQGRKYKVYRGMGSISAMENGSKDRYFQEGAKKLVPEGVEGRVAYKGTVEDTVFQLIGGLRAGMGYCGCETIPELNENGRFIKMTSAALKESHPHDIHITKEAPNYSVDE, via the coding sequence ATGGGACAGATTATTGGCGAAGGAATTACATTTGATGACGTACTCTTAGTTCCGGCATATTCACAGGTAGTGCCGAACATGATCGATGTCAGTACACATCTCACAAAGAAGCTTAAGCTTAACATACCTATGATGAGTGCAGGCATGGATACTGTTACAGAGCATCGTATGGCTATTGCAATGGCTCGTCAGGGTGGAATCGGTATCATCCACAAGAATATGTCAATTGAGGCTCAGGCTGATGAAGTTGATAAGGTAAAGAGATCTGAAAACGGCGTTATCACAGATCCCTTCTCACTTTCTCCCGATCATACACTCGCTGATGCGGATGCTCTTATGGCTAAGTTCCGTATTTCAGGTGTTCCGATTACCGAGGGCAGAAAGCTTGTAGGCATTATCACAAACCGTGACCTTAAGTTTGAGCAGAACTTCGATCAGAAGATCCGTTCCGTTATGACAAGTGAGAACCTTGTTACTGCAAAGGCAGGAATCACACTTGAAGAGGCTAAACAGATTCTCGGAAAATCCAAGAAGGAAAAGCTTCCGCTTGTAGATGACGATTACAATCTTGTAGGACTCATTACTATTAAAGATATTGAAAAGACAATCAAGTATCCTCTTGCTGCAAAGGATGATCAGGGCAGACTTCTCTGTGGAGCAGGTGTTGGTATCAGCGCTAACGTTCTTGATCGTGTAGGTGCTCTTGTTGATGCTAAGGTTGACTGTGTTGTTCTTGACTCAGCACACGGACATTCAGAGAACGTACTTAAGTGCCTTAGAATGATCAAAGAGAAATTCCCGGATCTTCAGGTTATTGCAGGTAACGTTGCAACAGCAGCAGCTACAAAGGCTCTTATCGAATCAGGAGCAGATGCTGTTAAGGTTGGAATCGGACCCGGATCAATCTGTACAACACGTGTGGTTGCAGGTATCGGTGTTCCTCAGGTTACAGCAATCATGGATTGTTATTCAGTTGCTAAGGAATATGGTATTCCGATTATCGCTGACGGTGGTATCAAGTATTCAGGAGATATCACAAAGGCTATCGCAGCAGGCGGAAGTATCGTAATGATGGGTTCAATGTTTGCAGGCTGTGATGAGGCACCCGGCGAATTCGAACTCTTCCAGGGTAGAAAATACAAGGTATATCGTGGTATGGGTTCAATTTCCGCTATGGAAAACGGTTCCAAAGACCGCTACTTCCAGGAAGGCGCTAAAAAGCTCGTTCCCGAGGGCGTTGAAGGACGTGTTGCATATAAAGGAACAGTTGAAGATACAGTATTCCAGCTTATCGGTGGCTTAAGAGCAGGTATGGGATATTGCGGATGTGAGACTATTCCGGAACTTAACGAGAATGGCAGATTTATAAAGATGACAAGCGCTGCTTTGAAGGAGAGTCATCCTCATGATATTCATATCACAAAGGAAGCTCCTAACTACAGCGTTGATGAGTAA
- a CDS encoding homoserine dehydrogenase encodes MTKIAVLGYGTVGSGVAEVLDVNGSCVEDSAGEKIEIKYILDLRDFPGDKHESQVVHDFDVIVNDPEVEVVCETMGGIEPAFTFEKRALESGKSVCTSNKELVAAHGPELVELAKKNNVSYLFEASVGGGIPVLRSMNDSIRHEKVDSITGILNGTTNYILTKMDQEGADFDSVLKVAQDKGYAERNPEADIEGHDACRKTAILASIMSGQFVKYEDIYTEGITKITGEDFEYAREMKMAIKLLGSCKREDGKFFAMVAPFLIPFDNSLSTVNGVFNAIDVHGNMLGDVMYYGKGAGKKATASAVVADVIDIVRNKGKHVDWNLRNVPAEVASINDDVRSFFVRCDASGEGSAKELFGDIKVIETSKVSGEFAFITPEMKEIDFKDKFEKLEGAKSYLRLL; translated from the coding sequence ATGACAAAGATTGCAGTATTGGGTTACGGCACTGTCGGAAGCGGTGTTGCGGAGGTTCTGGATGTGAACGGTTCCTGTGTCGAGGATAGCGCCGGAGAAAAAATAGAGATTAAATATATACTGGATCTTCGTGATTTTCCCGGAGATAAGCATGAAAGCCAGGTTGTACACGATTTTGACGTAATCGTAAACGACCCCGAGGTAGAAGTTGTCTGTGAGACCATGGGAGGAATTGAGCCTGCTTTTACATTTGAAAAAAGAGCTCTTGAGAGCGGAAAAAGTGTATGCACTTCCAATAAAGAGCTCGTGGCTGCACACGGACCTGAGCTTGTTGAACTTGCAAAGAAGAACAACGTAAGCTACCTTTTTGAAGCAAGCGTAGGCGGCGGAATACCGGTGCTTCGTTCAATGAATGATTCAATAAGACATGAGAAGGTTGATTCCATAACAGGTATCCTGAACGGAACAACTAACTATATCCTGACCAAAATGGATCAGGAAGGAGCAGATTTTGACAGCGTCCTTAAGGTTGCGCAGGACAAGGGCTATGCTGAGAGAAATCCTGAGGCTGATATCGAGGGACATGATGCCTGCAGAAAAACAGCTATTCTTGCTTCCATAATGAGTGGTCAGTTCGTTAAGTATGAAGATATTTACACAGAAGGAATTACAAAGATTACAGGTGAGGACTTCGAATATGCCAGAGAGATGAAGATGGCAATCAAGCTTCTGGGAAGCTGTAAGAGAGAGGACGGGAAGTTCTTCGCTATGGTTGCTCCTTTCCTCATTCCTTTTGACAATTCCCTTTCAACAGTAAACGGTGTATTCAATGCCATTGATGTTCACGGTAACATGCTGGGCGATGTAATGTACTACGGTAAGGGAGCGGGTAAAAAAGCCACAGCTTCAGCAGTAGTGGCAGATGTTATCGATATTGTGAGAAACAAAGGTAAACATGTTGACTGGAACCTCAGAAATGTTCCCGCTGAAGTGGCTTCAATAAATGATGATGTCAGAAGCTTCTTCGTAAGATGCGATGCATCAGGCGAAGGAAGTGCAAAAGAACTTTTTGGTGATATAAAGGTTATCGAAACATCAAAGGTGTCCGGTGAGTTTGCATTTATTACTCCCGAAATGAAGGAGATTGATTTTAAAGATAAGTTCGAAAAACTCGAGGGAGCAAAGAGTTATTTAAGATTGCTGTGA